TCTGCAATTTGGAGGGTGCAAAATCGGAGAGTTTGTATTTCCTGGATAGCCTTTGAAGGAACAATAATGTGTGGCAAGAGAGACCAGCACAGATGCAAGAGATCATAAATAGATGCAAAGTCTGACCAACATAACTCTATTTATCTGGGTCTGAGTTGAAAATATGAGTTTGTAGGGGAGGGGAAAGCCTATAATTTAATCGAACTTTGAAACTAGCAACGTTGATCTAgatcaaaagaaaaagtcaGTGCTTAAAAAATATAACATATTCGGCCTTTTTAGGTTCAGCAGCGGGTATGTGGTCTAGTGGTAATTTTCCATTATTCCGCACACCTGGCAGTGCGCGCGCTGCACGTACCCCTTGTACAACCAGTGCGGGCGCTCCCCGCATCCGGGTAACTTGATGAGGGTATTTTGATTCTAGCACGGGCGTGTGGTCTAGTGGTATGATTCTCGCTTTGGGTTTAGGCCTCTAAAAGCACCAACACAACTTGGTACTTCTAGAGATCCAAAATACAAGCATGCGAGAGGCCCTGGGTTCAATTCCCAGCTCGCCCCCTTTTTTGTATGGGCTATCTTTGTGACGAGttagaagatgattttcttgaaaatgttgAGGAAAATACATACATTAAATGCAATTTTAGAAGAGTAAGTTACAAATTAGAAGGAACCCTAGTTTGCCAAACGATGCTCTTGAAGCGTTAATAGAGGCCAGTTTGGAAATACCTATGCGAAAATCGACGCACTTAGCGTCCCAGTTGGTTAATGAATGGTACATTGGCGATTACAGCAAGTCAAAAGTACCTCAAGAAAGGGAAAGTCGAGTGAGCGGTTGCAAAATGTCGCGATCTTCTCGCACGACAGCCCTAGATTACTGTGCGGGCTCACGGTGATACGTATATGAACTGCCCACTGTGGCTAAAGACCGTTCCGGTTATTCAGCCATGCGGTGGTGGGCGTACCACAACTTTAAAACCCACGCATTTAAGGGGAATGGAGAGTTCCATCAGCTGGAAGAATTTAGTAGGGAATTAGTTAAATTCAACAGGGGTAGGACTATTAGCAAAAAATAGCATTATaagttcaactctttgCAAACCATTGTTCTACGCCCCGGAACAAAAGACTTTTGTTAAGAGTGTATATATGAAACCTGGCTCTGCTGCCTGGTAATTGCTATCTATAACTTTTTCTGCAGCAACCACGTCTCGGCTGCGGAACTCTAATTTTAGGTATGGAACCATATATCAGTAATAGGAAAGTTCTGCAAAATACAGATATTTCTACCCAGCGGTGGCAGATCTAAAGTCTGTTGTATGAAGCCATCGATGTTCGAGTTTTGTAGCCTCAATTgtactttgatgaaaaaaaggcagaagaaagaaaccCAAGCGTGCGATTACCTTATCTCCGGTACCAACCCAAAAGTTGGTAAATTCTAAAACTGAAAGTTAAGACGGTCACATCAGCTGATTCCCCCTATTCACAGCCGGTAGACCGACCTGCCTTGGCAGCACTTGCCCACAATTGCCCATAGGTAATTTATATAATCGCATTGCTTAGCTAATCGCATGGCTTAAATAATCGCATGCGCAAGCCCCCACTCGCAGCCCAAAATTCGGATTTCACAAGCACCTGAGGTGGGATATAAAGCACCGTATTCCCCAAAATAACTATTTTCTATACCATAAAATGTCTCCATCAGCAGAGAAAACAGAATTGCACTCCACTGGATCTACCCGGTCCACCCGGTCAGGCAAGTCGTCGGCTCCCCTgaccaccacctccaatagCCCATTGAAATATACTCCAGTGGAAGAGATTCCCGTTAAAGTCAAACAATTGGTAAACAATTTCCATGaacaccacaaactccaccCTCTTCAATCGCGTGTAAACCAATTGAGAAACGTGTATTTTGCTATCAAGGACAACGAAGACTTGATTTGTGAAGCATTGGCCAAAGACTTCCACAGATCACCTTTTGAAACTCAGTCATTGGAAATGTGTGTGCTCTTGAACGAGATTTTACACACAATCTCGTCGTTGCATAAGTGGAGCCGGCCCGAGAAGGTTCACGACTTGACCATCAATGTCGCCACACAACCGGTGTACATTGAGCGTATTCCGTTTGGAgtggttttggtgatgtctCCATTCAACTATCCACTTCTTCTTACAGTTTCGTCCCTTGTGGGGGCTATTGCCGGGGGAAACAGCGTGGTGTTGAAATTACCCGAATCCACTCCTCACTTTTCCCTGTTGTTGACGTCTCTTTTGAAGGATGCCTTGGATGAAGACATCTTCTACGTGGTCAATGGAGCCATTGCTGAGACCACGGCGGTATTGGACCAAAAATTTGACAAGATTATGTACACAGGATCGACTGTTGTTGGTAAGATTGTGGCTAAGAAGGCGGCCGAGACCTTGACTCCGGTGCTTTTGGAATTGGGAGGAAAGTCTCCTGGGTTCGTTTTGAACGACGTCAAAGACTCGCAGTTGGCAACGGTCGCGAAAAGAATCTTGTGGGGAAAATTCAGCAATGGCGGCCAGACGTGTGTAGCCATCGATTACCTTTTGGTGGACGACGCTATCAAGGATAAATTGATAAAGGCATTGTTGGAACAAGCGGAGTTGATGTTTCCTGGAATCGACTCCGAATCTGACTGGACCCATTTGATCCACGATCGGGCATTTGGAACTTTGATCGAtaccatcaagaagacAGATGGTACTATCATTTACGGAGGCCAGTCTGATGAAAAGACCCGGTTCATTGCTCCTACCATCATTGACAAtgtcaagttcaacgacTCGACCAT
The window above is part of the Yamadazyma tenuis chromosome 4, complete sequence genome. Proteins encoded here:
- the HFD1 gene encoding Hexadecenal dehydrogenase (COG:C; EggNog:ENOG503NV38), translated to MSPSAEKTELHSTGSTRSTRSGKSSAPSTTTSNSPLKYTPVEEIPVKVKQLVNNFHEHHKLHPLQSRVNQLRNVYFAIKDNEDLICEALAKDFHRSPFETQSLEMCVLLNEILHTISSLHKWSRPEKVHDLTINVATQPVYIERIPFGVVLVMSPFNYPLLLTVSSLVGAIAGGNSVVLKLPESTPHFSSLLTSLLKDALDEDIFYVVNGAIAETTAVLDQKFDKIMYTGSTVVGKIVAKKAAETLTPVLLELGGKSPGFVLNDVKDSQLATVAKRILWGKFSNGGQTCVAIDYLLVDDAIKDKLIKALLEQAELMFPGIDSESDWTHLIHDRAFGTLIDTIKKTDGTIIYGGQSDEKTRFIAPTIIDNVKFNDSTMRQENFGPVLPIISYSDLTSVLKSVIQSHDCPLAQYIFTGGKTSRANPQIDQILTYLRSGGTLINDTLVHVALPNAPFGGIGNSGTGSYHGYFSFRAFTHERTTIEQALWNDFLLKSRYPPFSDKKAAFIKNSMAPQREWFDRTGNVKSTGPSIFYKVYDAIATATSIGYTAIANRV